The following coding sequences lie in one Gadus macrocephalus chromosome 1, ASM3116895v1 genomic window:
- the LOC132457160 gene encoding ERBB receptor feedback inhibitor 1-like → MADEAADSEVEFFTSDQRSLLPKSSGGKAPCFRATSRGSYGGFGQVNYAYQGVTSAAAAVPAAGGEGGTVAASQRWSAVGADAGATSWPPAGDLRYGNRGQPLLQRGEGYEQMAPRARRAASSSRNPADAPPPSGLRYSYPGPAYRTEGPGSPARPPAPQDKPVVPPRAPIPPPKSSALHPRTLRGDTSVAQGRQEEDRPPKVPPRLPLVATYPPRTPSPKSLPIYINGVMPATQSFAPNPKYVRRGPLPRQQRARAPPADQNAPCIVPVMKDGRQASATHYFLLPRPAYQERLQRILGQPERADHGAGAWPTPDMNDPKR, encoded by the coding sequence ATGGCGGACGAGGCGGCGGACAGCGAGGTGGAGTTCTTCACCAGCGACCAGCGCAGCCTCCTGCCCAAGAGCTCCGGCGGCAAGGCGCCGTGTTTCCGGgccaccagcagggggagctaCGGCGGCTTCGGCCAGGTGAACTATGCCTACCAGGGGGTcacgtcggcggcggcggcggtgccggCGGCGGGCGGAGAGGGCGGAACCGTCGCGGCGTCGCAACGTTGGTCCGCCGTCGGAGCCGACGCAGGGGCCACCAGCTGGCCACCGGCCGGAGATCTACGGTATGGTAACCGCGGGCAACCCCTCCtccagaggggggagggctacGAGCAGATGGCGCCCAGAGCACGGAGGGCCGCGTCCTCGTCCAGGAACCCCGCCgacgccccgcccccctccggcCTGCGGTACTCGTACCCGGGACCGGCCTACCGCACCGAGGGCCCAGGAAGCCCCGCACGGCCGCCGGCCCCCCAGGACAAGCCCGTCGTCCCGCCGCGGGCCCCCATCCCCCCGCCCAAGTCCTCGGCCCTCCACCCAAGAACCCTGAGGGGCGACACCTCCGTGGCCCAGGGTCGGCAAGAGGAGGACCGGCCGCCCAAGGTGCCTCCAAggctccccctggtggccacGTACCCTCCCCGCACCCCCAGCCCCAAGAGCCTCCCCATCTACATCAACGGGGTGATGCCCGCCACGCAGAGCTTCGCCCCCAACCCCAAGTACGTCCGCAGGGGGCCGTTGCCCCGGCAACAGAGAGCACGGGCGCCCCCTGCTGACCAGAACGCGCCCTGCATCGTGCCCGTCATGAAGGACGGACGCCAGGCCAGCGCCACGCACTACTTCCTGCTGCCGCGACCGGCCTATCAGGAGCGGCTGCAGAGGATCCTCGGCCAACCGGAGAGGGCGGATCATGGCGCGGGGGCGTGGCCCACACCGGACATGAATGATCCGAAGAgataa